DNA sequence from the bacterium genome:
CCGATGCGGCCGTGGTCGGCTCATCACGCAGGTACCACGCCACGCGATCGTGGCCGAACCCGCGCTCCTTCAGGCCGGCGATGACCGCGCGGAACCACGTGGTGAACCGCTCCTCCCAGAGCGGCGTCCCCGGCTCCAGGCCCTCCTGCCGCAGGGCCACGTTCTTCGGCCACTCGAACCCTGGCCATAGCAGCAGCCATTGGATCGGGCCATGGCTGGCGACCGCCTGGTCGAAGTTGGTCCAGTCGAGCGGCTGCAGCGTGCCGTCCGCGTTGAACTGCGGCCACGGCAGCGTGTCCGAAGGCCAGCAGTACGAGTTGATGCGGTGGGCAACGAGGTCCTCGCGGACCTGCCCCCAGCGGTCCCTCAGGATCGGCCAGTTCTGGTAGGAGTAGTTCCAGGTAGCGATCGGCGCTGTCGCCGGGAGCTGTGTGCGGAGGACGCGGACGGTGATCGGGCAGGTCAGCGGCGGCTGGCCGGCTATGCTGACCTGCACGCGGGACCGGTATGTCCCAGCCTGGCAGTCGGTCGTGGAGAAGTCGCACCAGAGCTGGCGGAAGACGCCTGGGGGCAGGTCCATGCGGCCCTCGCGCAGCCGGGGCAACGGATCGGCAATCAGCCGCCCGCCCTGGGTCTCGACGTGCACGGCCTCGCGCAGCGTCACCTTCGGGCCGGTCGCGCCGGGGCCGTCACAGGAGACACGCACCCGCACCGGCTGGCTGCCCAGGTTGCACAGGTTCAGTGCTGCCTGTTCGCGGTCGCCCACCGCGGCTGTGAGCGAGATTGCGAGCTGCCGACGCTCGGGCACAAGGCCTAGCGCTGGCACCGGGGCGAAGGGATCGGCCGCCCACGCCACGACGCCCCCTCGCTGCTCCAGCCGCCGGGCGTTGAGGCGCGCCATGATCGCATAGACCTCGGCGTCGTACTCATTGTATGGCGGGCCGTGGCGGACGTCCGTGGGAACCGCGAGCTTCACGCCGCCGGCCTTCGCGCGGAGTGCGGCCAGTTCCGCCAGTGCCGTCTGGTCGGCTGCCCGGCGCGCGGTATCCTCGGCCAGCCGCACTTGCGCCTCCAGTCCAGCCTGCAGGCGCCTCTGCTCCATCTGCTGCTCCCACTCCGGCGTCACCTTGAAGGCCTGGAGGTCGTCAAACCACACCGTGCCGGAGGCCAGGTGCAGGTAGCACATGACCGTGATGCGGCCGCCGTTGCCGGAGTCGTAGGGGCCGACCAGGAGCTGTTGCCAGTCCGCAGTGCCGAACACGGCCTCGGTAGCCCGGTCGCGCCCGCCGAGGCCCTCGACGTACAGCCGCGCGCCCATGCTCCCCCCACCGCCCACGACGTTCTCCGCCTTCACCCACACGGTCAAGGCGTAGCGCTGGTGAGGCTCGAGGGTGAGAACCTGCTGGGCGCGGGTGTAGCTGCCGAGGCTGGCGTGGCGCAACCGCAGGGAGCGCTGGCCGCCGTGCGCCACGGCGCCGTCCACGCTCACGGCTTCGGCTTCAGGCAGCTTGGTGGGCCAGACCGTCCAGCCCTGGGCCCAGCCTGCCTCACCCACGGCCTCGAAGCCGGGGTTGGTCAGCAGATTGGGCAACTCCTGGGGCCAGACCGGCATCGGCAGGATCGTGAGCAGGGCCAGCAACACCGAACATCGCATCCCGCACCTCTCCATCGGCCGGTTCCCGGATCCCGAACCCCGCCGTTCAGTTCCTGCAGATCTCGTTCACCAGGTCCACGTAGTACTTGAAGTTCTCGAAGCTCACGTCCGGCGGGACCGCATGGTCCACGAAGGGTGCATACCCGCCCTGTCGCCATAGCTCGGGGACCTTGGACATGACCTCGCGTTCCACGTCCGCCTTCGTGCAGCAGTCGCGCAGGGCGCGCTTGTCTATCGCCCCGATGAGCAGGAGGTCCCGGCCGTAGAGCTGGCGGTACTTGAGCGGGTCGCAGTCCGACGCCACCTCCAGCGGGTAGTGCAGGTTCACCCCCGCTTCCAGCCACAGGGGCAGGAGGTCGTCAATCTTGCCGTCGCAGTCCACCATGATGATATCAATGCCGGCCTCGTGCAGGCGCGTGGTGACGCGCTTCATGGGGTCGAGCATGAAGTCGCGGAAGGCCCGCGGGCTGATGAGCGGGCCGGCCTTATAGCACATGTCCTCCCACATCAAGGCGTAGTCGAAGTCGGGGATCTCATCCAGCGCGCGGTCCAGGAGCTTGAGCATGAAGTCGGCGATGTACTCGGTCATCTCGTGGATGAGATCGGGGCAGTCGGCATACCACAGGGCCAAATGCTCCATGCCCACCCAGTTGCGGATCCAGCCATAGTACGACCCGGCATGGATGCCCAGGGGGTAGTCGCGGTCGCGGTACACGCGCTTGAGGTCGCTCCAGTACTCGGGGTAGCGCACCGCGGCGTTGGGGTCGAGGCGCTCCTTGAAGGCCTCCCACTGCTCGCGCCCGCGAATGGGGTAGGTGAGCCACTGGGACATGCCAATCTCGCGGTCGCTCCAGCGCTTCAGGCGGCCCCCGAGTTCGTCCTCGACGATGCTCCAGTGCTCGGCCTGCTCAACGACCTTGCTCTCGAAGGGCGGCCACGGCGCGGCGTTGAGGGGGACGGTCTCGAGCCGGTCAAAGCCGAAGTAGGTGTTGAAGTGCTGGTCGTGCGGCATCCCCTCGCGCAGCCAGCGCTGGCGCGTCTCGCCGAAGGTCCACTGCGGGTGCATGAACACCCGGTCGGGCTTGCCGAAGCGGAAGGTCTCGTGGAAGCGTTCGCGGGAGGTCATGGGCGGGCTCCTATCATGGGGGCGGGGTCCCTGTCGGCTGCGCCGACACCCCGCCCTGGATCGCCTGGCATCGACGCACGACGGTCGGCGTCAGGGCGTAGTCTTCGACGCCGCCACGGCTCGCCCTGCACGTCAGTATGTATCCCTCGTTGCCGCCGTAGCTCTTGTCATCAAAGATCAGGTTGCCCAGGCAGTAGGCGATCAGGCCCTTGCCGTAGCGGTCGATAGGCCCGCGTACGTGGGCATGGTGGCCGACGACGATCGTGGCGCCGAGGTCCACGGCCAGGTGCGCCATGTGCCGCTCCCAGTCGCTGGGCTCCCGCACGCCCTCCTGGCCCCAGTGGAACGACACGACCACGACATCACACCGCCGCGCCAGCGGGGGGACCGTGCGCCGCAGGTTCTCCTCGCTGAGCATCAGGATGCTCCAGCTCTGTGGGTCGGGCACGAAGTTGAGGTAGGGGAAGTTGCTGTAGCCGATGAAGCCGACGCGCACGCCGGGGCGGGTCACGACCGTCCCCGCCTCGGCCTGCTGCAGCGTCTGGCCCGCCCCGCAGACGGCGAACCCGCGCCCCTCCAGCCGCCGGCAGGTGTCCGCCAGCCCCACCCGCTCGGCGTCCACGGCGTGGTTGTTGGCGAGGTTGACGACGCTGATGCAGGCCTGTCCCAGAGCGTCTACCATGCCTCCCGTGCCCACGAGCGCGTTGACGCGAGGGAAGCGGATCGGGCGGTCGGTCAGGGGGGACTCGAGATTGCAGAAGCCCAGATCGGCCTGGCGGAAGACCGGGGCCACGTTCGCGAAGGGGTAGTCATTGCCCTGCGTCGCGCACACGCGGCGCACATCGCGCCCGAGCATCACATCGCCGGCGAGGGCGAGGGTCACCGTCGGCGCGGGGCGGGGGGCGCAGCCGGACAGTAGGAGCAAGACGAAGACAATGGCTGCCAGCTGGAAGCTGGCGCTCCTACGGCACGGCACGGCGCGACACGGCACGGTGGCCGGTTCCCGCTTCCCGATCTCCGCCGTCCGCCTCAGCATCCGCCCGTGCTGAAGGTCGGCACGCCCTTCTCTTCCACGTCGCGCTTGCCCTTGGCTCCCAGGCTGCTGCGGAAGCTCTTGACCCAGGCGGGGACCTTCGGCCTGTCCGAGGAGTCCAGCTTCTTCTGCCAGTCCTCGTCGGTCATGCGGTTCGCGACGGGCACTGTGAACTCATAGTAAGAGAAGACAGCGCCACGACCGATCATGAGCTTGCCCTGCATCGGGTAGACGACGTAGATCTCCGCCGCGCGCCCCACGCCTTCCTCCAGCGCATAGCTCTCAGCGCCGATGGGGCCGGTGTGGACGTCGGCGACGACGGCCATGTCCTGGTCAGCCGAGGAGGTGATCTCGCTGCTCTCCTCGCTGAAGGTGGTGAACAGGTTCAGGTGGGCGATGTTGTCGCCGTAGAACTCGATGAGGTTGAACTCCTCCTGGGTCAGCGGCTGGTTCTGCAGCTCCTTGACCGAGATGCCCTGGAGGCTATTGAGCAAGGCGATGAAGTCATCGAACTTGTTGCTCAGCGTATCATCCTCGTCTGTGCCCAGCAGCTTGCGGGCCTTGAGGCCGTCGCGCAGTTGCGTGAGCAGCAGCCCCGCGCGCCAGTAGGTGAGCACCTCGGGCTCGACGTAGCCCTTGGGCTTCGGCGGCGGCTTGCGTTCCCCGCCCTCGCCGCCGCATTCGGCGACGACCGACTGCTTGGCGTACAGGATCGTGTCATGCCGCAGCTCGGACCAACTGGCCAGCGCGCAGTTGAGCTGCTTGTCCAGCCACGCCTCCTTGCCCATGAAGGCGGGGTAGCCCTCGGTCTTGGGCTCAAGCAGCAGCTTGAGCGTGTGCAGCCACCCGTTGTAGACCGTCTTGCTCCAGTCCGCGTCCTGGTAGGCGGCGACCTTCCCGCGCAGCACCTTGGTCTGCTTGTCGTAGTTCACGAACTTGGTCTGGCCGTAGACGGTGTCGGCGATGGCGTAGGCCCGCTCCGACCCGAGAATGGACATCACGTCCAGGCCCATGGGGAAGGTGCGCATGTTGTGGGTCCCCGGGTGGTTGGGGTCGTCTGACTTGCCAACGTAGGGGTACACCATCTGCTGGAAGAGGTAGGAGTCGAGGATGTAGCGCTGGCCCATCAGGCGCAGTTGTGGATTACCCGGGAGCTTCGTAAGGCCCGTGATACTGACGGCAATGATCTCCGCC
Encoded proteins:
- a CDS encoding DUF4091 domain-containing protein translates to MRCSVLLALLTILPMPVWPQELPNLLTNPGFEAVGEAGWAQGWTVWPTKLPEAEAVSVDGAVAHGGQRSLRLRHASLGSYTRAQQVLTLEPHQRYALTVWVKAENVVGGGGSMGARLYVEGLGGRDRATEAVFGTADWQQLLVGPYDSGNGGRITVMCYLHLASGTVWFDDLQAFKVTPEWEQQMEQRRLQAGLEAQVRLAEDTARRAADQTALAELAALRAKAGGVKLAVPTDVRHGPPYNEYDAEVYAIMARLNARRLEQRGGVVAWAADPFAPVPALGLVPERRQLAISLTAAVGDREQAALNLCNLGSQPVRVRVSCDGPGATGPKVTLREAVHVETQGGRLIADPLPRLREGRMDLPPGVFRQLWCDFSTTDCQAGTYRSRVQVSIAGQPPLTCPITVRVLRTQLPATAPIATWNYSYQNWPILRDRWGQVREDLVAHRINSYCWPSDTLPWPQFNADGTLQPLDWTNFDQAVASHGPIQWLLLWPGFEWPKNVALRQEGLEPGTPLWEERFTTWFRAVIAGLKERGFGHDRVAWYLRDEPTTAASAQIVALTGAAVHQADPRALVVENPYHAATQPVLDTMAPIVDIWCPMLSWPKGELLQWFQDQSRKSGLLWTYQVLSKDADAFAAYRLSFWDCWRKGMSGQGFWDYADTGGTTDNWTPYPEGRTFYSVVYNGDPEELIPSRRWEAWREGTEDYTLLWLLKQSRPQSPLLADEVEKLMAAPSPEALAALRSRVLEELGR
- a CDS encoding CapA family protein, yielding MLRRTAEIGKREPATVPCRAVPCRRSASFQLAAIVFVLLLLSGCAPRPAPTVTLALAGDVMLGRDVRRVCATQGNDYPFANVAPVFRQADLGFCNLESPLTDRPIRFPRVNALVGTGGMVDALGQACISVVNLANNHAVDAERVGLADTCRRLEGRGFAVCGAGQTLQQAEAGTVVTRPGVRVGFIGYSNFPYLNFVPDPQSWSILMLSEENLRRTVPPLARRCDVVVVSFHWGQEGVREPSDWERHMAHLAVDLGATIVVGHHAHVRGPIDRYGKGLIAYCLGNLIFDDKSYGGNEGYILTCRASRGGVEDYALTPTVVRRCQAIQGGVSAQPTGTPPP
- a CDS encoding DUF3160 domain-containing protein: MRNYLLLLLVAALLTLLVGCRQQATTSAVQTQAAAGATPAAAAEGTGGYQFTSANSFSVPLGDQPAFAPRVQPYTVEPGLKNVANLAHFKSDLAPEHMQMIAKNGFVVLPANWKQMEFVYELNNYPKEHRPSFVTTDSVLHTMHVFYDYMLRTMEVTKLYERAEKLSVGLLQATTKKLSENLPPELKEAARLNVAFALVPVKLLGVPQNQWGVTVPEDIARIAEGEMVLMAQHEGFKRSPVTDFDVDYSQFVPRGHYTRSDKLKRYFKALMWYGLVALPLYDLQKTPNLQPRQARQAYLLAQHIVYGSYDGEPLGKIWEDIYEPTAFMVGFADDNTPEDFIKAGQGLWSDAKDAAKLIPEQNIVALAQKLLALRPAEIIAVSITGLTKLPGNPQLRLMGQRYILDSYLFQQMVYPYVGKSDDPNHPGTHNMRTFPMGLDVMSILGSERAYAIADTVYGQTKFVNYDKQTKVLRGKVAAYQDADWSKTVYNGWLHTLKLLLEPKTEGYPAFMGKEAWLDKQLNCALASWSELRHDTILYAKQSVVAECGGEGGERKPPPKPKGYVEPEVLTYWRAGLLLTQLRDGLKARKLLGTDEDDTLSNKFDDFIALLNSLQGISVKELQNQPLTQEEFNLIEFYGDNIAHLNLFTTFSEESSEITSSADQDMAVVADVHTGPIGAESYALEEGVGRAAEIYVVYPMQGKLMIGRGAVFSYYEFTVPVANRMTDEDWQKKLDSSDRPKVPAWVKSFRSSLGAKGKRDVEEKGVPTFSTGGC